From Woronichinia naegeliana WA131, the proteins below share one genomic window:
- a CDS encoding PAS domain S-box protein gives MIHQGKEKILLVEDSESDRFVYRRYLKADTENQYEILEAETLAEGLELWRSQSPNLALVDLHLPDGSGLELLEAITALPQDLQIPVIVMTGQGDEKIAVQTLKQGAIDYLVKGDITALTLCRAIRQGLDEGMFPRKVRQLQQQIEIQNSVLKFKDDLFQAIFDNTFQFTGLIAPDGTALEANQTALAVAGLKKEEVIGRPIWETEWFKISRQTQEKLRQSVARAAQGEFIRYEMDIWGANQRVIPIDFSLRPMFNESGEVIYIIPEGRDITDAKRLLIEREQALAALKVQKDFNQLIAKISSRFVEVTDETLDFEIDCSLQLIGEMSQVDTAYLFTLDRDRQTLSMSHEWSQSGSLRQIAIAQNVPFAAFPYSIALILRQQYCCVKDTALLPPEAAVDAAGWQQFNIKSLLSIPLIRNGQTIGMLGLASFSRAIAWDEESIRILTILSQTIANTQARIEAENIRKQNEIELAEWHKRYELAEQASGQMVYEYNFLTNSVIWGANAKLILGYAESDLPLHLSDWMSLIHPEDLSIFQQALEIANIHQTLFFAQYRFRHQAGHYIWLEDRNQWLLNEQGEGIGVVGMIADISDQKKVELLLKKQALVFENITDGVIITDLDGIIIDWNRGAENLYGYTKTEILGKSPSILHKTEEGQRFATEINQTTLQKGHWSGEFTVICKDGTEKITATSTVILRDIQKNNIALIGFNHDITKLKKIEEELRDNNAKLQQFNQELEIRVEERTHALQVSEAFNRQLITEFPIGLACCRLDGQLVYINSNFAQILGRTVEETLNLTYWDITPIKYQEQEVEQLRQLQETGSYGPYEKEYIHKDGHLVAVTLTGLLIQQKGETLIWSSVQDISDRKQAEQQLQNLTNRLKIALNSGAIGCWEWEIGNSIVTWDERVYELYGIPVETTVVFETFVNSLYPDDRQATLTLVQEAVAGNAEYDTEFRVIHPDGSIHFLKCYGAVMRDDQGNPLRVIGVNFEITEQKQAEQTIRQQAEKETLLRQITQRIRESLNLQTIFDTACQEIRQFIQSDRVGIFRFYPESGFDDGEFVAESLKEGCSSVLAIRIHDHCFGEDYAKSYTEGHFQVINDVLQSNLQECHKAVLSQFQIRANLVIPLLCGQQLWGLLCIHSCTAPRIWQPDEIDLIQQIAGQLAIAIQQANLLEQLQQELKERQVAQQQLTERNQQLALSNEELARATRLKDEFLANMSHELRTPLNAILGMTEGLQEQVYGPINPKQLRSLQTIERSGFHLLGLINEILDLAKIESGQLELECGPTAIAPLCRSSLAFIKQQALNKRIQIQTQIPQDLPDIWIDERRIRQVLINLLNNAVKFAPEGGNVTLEATLAVNSAMASLVSDSSPSTQTCLRIAIIDNGIGITPENIPKLFQPFIQVDSALNRQYEGTGLGLALVKRLVELHGGRVSLTSEFGKGSCFTIDLPCPHRERFSSASSPELETENRTESISLQTRRSSSILLVEDNPASASTIVNYLEAKGYRLILAENGEKAIALAQSEKPDLILMDIQMPGMDGLEAIKQIRLNANLAQIPIIALTALAMPGDRDRCLEAGANEYVSKPVRLKQLTSLMQDLLNSSQD, from the coding sequence ATGATTCACCAAGGCAAAGAGAAGATTCTTCTGGTAGAGGATTCTGAGAGCGATCGCTTTGTGTATCGTCGTTATCTTAAGGCGGACACCGAGAATCAGTACGAAATTTTAGAAGCTGAAACCCTAGCCGAGGGGCTGGAACTATGGCGATCGCAATCTCCTAATTTGGCGTTAGTTGATCTTCATTTGCCCGATGGTAGCGGCTTAGAACTATTAGAGGCGATTACTGCTCTACCCCAAGACCTTCAGATCCCCGTGATTGTGATGACAGGGCAAGGGGATGAAAAAATAGCCGTCCAGACCCTTAAACAGGGCGCAATTGACTATCTGGTTAAAGGTGATATCACAGCTTTGACGCTCTGTCGAGCCATTAGACAGGGGCTAGATGAGGGGATGTTCCCTAGAAAAGTCAGACAATTACAGCAACAAATCGAAATCCAAAACTCGGTTCTGAAATTTAAGGATGACCTCTTTCAAGCAATTTTTGATAATACTTTTCAGTTTACTGGCTTAATTGCACCTGATGGGACGGCGTTGGAGGCTAATCAAACGGCCCTCGCGGTGGCAGGTCTGAAAAAAGAAGAGGTTATTGGTCGTCCGATATGGGAAACGGAGTGGTTTAAGATTTCTCGTCAAACTCAGGAAAAATTGAGACAATCCGTCGCCCGTGCGGCCCAGGGGGAATTTATTCGCTATGAAATGGATATTTGGGGTGCGAATCAAAGGGTTATTCCCATTGATTTTTCTTTGCGTCCAATGTTTAATGAGTCGGGTGAAGTGATTTATATTATTCCTGAAGGGCGGGATATTACCGATGCCAAACGTTTACTTATAGAAAGAGAACAGGCGTTAGCGGCCCTCAAGGTACAAAAAGATTTTAATCAATTGATTGCCAAAATTAGCAGTCGTTTTGTGGAAGTGACTGATGAAACGTTGGATTTTGAGATTGATTGCAGTCTGCAATTGATTGGGGAAATGAGCCAGGTAGATACGGCCTATCTTTTTACTCTTGATCGCGATCGCCAAACCCTGAGCATGAGTCATGAATGGAGCCAATCAGGAAGTCTTCGTCAGATAGCGATCGCCCAAAATGTTCCCTTTGCAGCTTTTCCCTATTCAATCGCTTTAATTCTTCGGCAACAATACTGTTGTGTAAAAGATACGGCACTTTTGCCTCCAGAAGCGGCGGTGGATGCGGCCGGTTGGCAACAATTTAATATTAAATCTTTGTTATCAATTCCTCTCATCCGCAACGGCCAGACCATCGGTATGCTCGGTTTGGCTTCCTTCAGTCGGGCGATCGCCTGGGACGAAGAGAGCATTCGGATTTTAACCATTCTCAGTCAAACGATCGCCAATACCCAAGCACGAATTGAAGCCGAAAATATCCGTAAACAAAATGAAATCGAACTAGCCGAATGGCATAAACGTTATGAATTAGCAGAACAAGCTAGTGGACAAATGGTGTATGAATATAATTTTCTGACGAATTCTGTAATTTGGGGGGCGAATGCAAAATTGATTTTAGGCTATGCTGAGTCTGATTTACCGCTCCATTTGTCCGATTGGATGTCTTTAATTCATCCCGAAGATTTAAGCATTTTTCAACAGGCATTAGAAATAGCAAACATTCACCAAACCCTTTTCTTTGCTCAGTACCGTTTCCGCCATCAAGCCGGTCATTATATTTGGCTCGAAGACCGCAACCAATGGTTGTTAAATGAGCAAGGGGAGGGAATTGGGGTGGTTGGCATGATCGCCGATATTAGCGATCAAAAAAAGGTAGAACTGCTTTTAAAAAAACAAGCCCTCGTTTTTGAAAATATTACCGATGGGGTCATCATTACCGACCTGGACGGGATCATTATTGATTGGAATCGAGGGGCGGAAAATTTATACGGTTATACTAAAACTGAAATATTAGGCAAAAGTCCTAGTATTCTACACAAAACTGAAGAGGGACAGAGGTTCGCAACGGAAATTAATCAAACAACCTTGCAAAAGGGTCATTGGTCAGGGGAATTCACCGTTATTTGTAAAGATGGGACGGAAAAAATTACTGCCACCTCAACGGTTATTTTACGAGATATCCAAAAGAATAATATCGCTTTGATTGGCTTCAACCATGATATTACCAAACTCAAAAAAATAGAAGAAGAATTGCGCGACAATAATGCAAAACTTCAGCAATTTAATCAAGAATTAGAAATTAGGGTTGAAGAGCGTACCCACGCCCTCCAAGTCAGTGAAGCGTTTAATCGCCAGTTAATTACAGAATTTCCCATCGGTCTCGCTTGTTGCCGCTTGGACGGACAGTTAGTTTATATCAATTCCAATTTTGCCCAAATATTAGGACGAACAGTTGAAGAAACCCTCAATTTAACCTATTGGGATATTACACCCATTAAATATCAAGAGCAGGAAGTAGAACAACTCCGACAGCTACAGGAAACAGGAAGTTATGGCCCCTACGAAAAGGAATATATTCACAAGGATGGCCATCTCGTAGCAGTTACATTGACAGGATTACTGATTCAACAAAAGGGAGAAACTCTCATTTGGTCTAGTGTGCAAGATATTAGCGATCGCAAACAAGCTGAACAACAATTACAAAATCTCACCAATCGCCTGAAAATCGCGCTCAATTCTGGAGCGATCGGCTGTTGGGAATGGGAGATAGGGAACAGCATCGTGACTTGGGATGAGCGGGTGTATGAACTGTATGGCATTCCTGTGGAAACTACAGTGGTTTTTGAAACCTTTGTCAATAGCCTTTATCCCGATGACCGACAGGCGACCTTAACCTTAGTTCAGGAAGCCGTAGCAGGAAACGCTGAATATGATACAGAATTTCGAGTGATCCATCCCGATGGTAGTATCCATTTTCTAAAATGTTATGGGGCGGTAATGCGAGATGACCAGGGAAATCCCCTGAGAGTAATCGGCGTTAATTTTGAGATAACAGAACAAAAACAAGCCGAACAAACCATCCGTCAGCAAGCAGAAAAAGAAACTCTCCTACGGCAAATTACCCAACGTATTCGAGAAAGTCTTAATCTTCAGACCATTTTTGATACGGCTTGTCAGGAAATCCGTCAATTTATCCAAAGCGATCGCGTGGGAATCTTTCGGTTTTATCCCGAATCTGGCTTTGATGATGGAGAATTTGTCGCCGAGTCCCTGAAAGAAGGGTGTTCTTCCGTTTTAGCCATTCGGATTCATGATCACTGCTTCGGAGAAGACTATGCCAAAAGCTATACAGAGGGACATTTTCAAGTTATTAATGATGTTCTCCAGAGTAATTTACAAGAGTGTCATAAAGCGGTTCTGAGTCAGTTCCAAATTCGCGCCAATTTAGTGATACCTCTACTCTGTGGCCAGCAATTATGGGGGTTACTCTGCATTCATTCCTGCACGGCTCCCCGTATTTGGCAACCTGATGAAATTGATTTAATTCAACAAATTGCGGGTCAACTGGCGATCGCCATTCAACAGGCCAATTTACTGGAGCAATTACAACAGGAATTAAAGGAAAGACAAGTTGCACAACAACAACTCACCGAACGCAATCAGCAATTAGCCCTTTCTAACGAAGAATTAGCCCGTGCCACCCGTCTGAAGGATGAATTTCTGGCCAATATGAGCCATGAACTCCGCACACCCCTCAATGCCATTTTAGGGATGACCGAGGGTTTGCAAGAACAGGTTTATGGCCCCATTAACCCCAAACAACTCCGTTCCTTACAAACCATTGAACGCAGTGGGTTCCATCTGTTGGGCTTAATTAACGAAATTCTCGATCTCGCTAAAATCGAATCAGGTCAATTAGAGTTGGAGTGTGGGCCTACGGCGATCGCCCCGCTTTGTCGTTCTAGTTTGGCTTTCATCAAACAACAGGCTTTAAACAAACGCATTCAAATTCAAACCCAAATTCCTCAAGATCTGCCGGATATCTGGATTGATGAGCGACGCATCCGTCAAGTGTTGATCAACTTGCTTAACAATGCGGTGAAGTTTGCGCCGGAGGGAGGGAACGTGACCCTAGAAGCCACTTTAGCCGTCAACTCAGCAATGGCTTCCCTGGTGTCAGATTCATCGCCTTCGACCCAAACTTGCTTGCGGATTGCGATCATTGATAACGGGATCGGGATTACACCCGAAAATATCCCCAAACTCTTTCAGCCCTTTATTCAAGTCGATAGTGCGCTTAATCGTCAATATGAGGGAACGGGTTTAGGGTTGGCCTTGGTGAAACGCCTGGTCGAACTACATGGTGGTCGAGTTAGCCTTACAAGTGAGTTCGGAAAAGGCAGTTGTTTTACGATTGACCTGCCCTGTCCCCATCGTGAGCGATTCTCCTCTGCTTCATCACCTGAGCTAGAAACGGAAAACCGCACCGAAAGTATTTCTCTTCAAACCCGGCGTTCTTCTTCAATTTTGTTAGTGGAAGATAATCCAGCTAGTGCTAGTACGATCGTCAATTATTTAGAAGCGAAGGGCTATCGTTTGATTTTGGCAGAAAATGGAGAGAAAGCGATCGCTTTGGCCCAGTCGGAAAAACCGGATTTAATTTTGATGGATATTCAAATGCCAGGCATGGATGGTTTAGAAGCGATCAAACAAATTCGCCTAAATGCCAATTTAGCCCAAATTCCGATCATTGCCCTCACTGCCCTAGCCATGCCAGGAGATCGCGATCGCTGTCTGGAAGCGGGAGCCAACGAATATGTCTCTAAGCCCGTTAGACTCAAACAGCTAACTAGCCTCATGCAAGACCTTTTAAACTCCAGCCAAGACTAA
- a CDS encoding DUF1269 domain-containing protein, whose protein sequence is MSDLIVIAYDDEFKAEEVRLTLAKLQVEHLIELEDAAVVVKDDKGKIKLKQAVNLTSAGAASGGFWGLLIGTLFFSPLLGVAVGAASGALAGALSDVGVDDNFMRELGETLKPSTSALFVLVRKVTPDKVLEEVSKYGGKVLRTSLSKDEEAQLQEVLDSRGLTNTTDATTAATAE, encoded by the coding sequence ATGAGTGATCTTATTGTTATTGCTTACGACGACGAATTTAAAGCAGAAGAGGTTCGTCTCACTCTAGCGAAACTCCAGGTCGAGCATTTAATCGAACTCGAAGATGCGGCTGTGGTGGTAAAAGACGATAAAGGCAAAATTAAGTTAAAACAAGCCGTTAATCTGACTAGTGCAGGAGCCGCTAGTGGCGGTTTTTGGGGCCTATTGATCGGTACTCTTTTCTTCTCACCCCTATTAGGAGTTGCCGTTGGTGCAGCGAGTGGTGCATTAGCTGGTGCACTGAGTGATGTGGGCGTGGATGACAACTTTATGCGGGAATTAGGCGAAACCCTAAAACCAAGTACTTCCGCTCTGTTTGTTTTAGTTCGTAAAGTGACCCCAGATAAGGTTCTAGAAGAAGTGAGCAAATACGGCGGTAAAGTATTGCGGACTTCCCTATCTAAGGATGAAGAAGCCCAACTTCAGGAAGTGCTGGATAGCCGTGGTTTAACGAACACAACGGATGCAACAACGGCTGCGACAGCAGAATAA